Sequence from the Aquimarina sp. Aq107 genome:
AGAACTTGCTCAGTATCAATACCTATTGCCTAGATTAACGGGTTTATGGACACACTTAGAGCGCCAGCGAGGAGGTATTGGTATGCGTGGACCTGGTGAAACTGAGATAGAAACAGATAGAAGGATTGTAAGAGATCGTATTTCTTTATTAAAGAAAAAGCTACTTACAATTGATAAACAAATGGCTACACAACGAGGCAATCGCGGTAAGATGGTTAGAGTAGCTTTAGTTGGGTATACCAATGTAGGTAAGTCTACCTTGATGAACGTGATTGCTAAAAGTGATGTTTTTGCCGAGAACAAACTTTTTGCAACTTTAGACACTACCGTAAGAAAGGTTGTTATTGGTAATCTTCCATTTTTGTTAAGTGATACGGTAGGTTTTATCAGAAAATTACCAACTCAATTGGTAGAAAGTTTTAAAAGTACATTAGATGAGGTTAGAGAAGCTGATTTGTTACTTCACGTGGTAGATATATCACATCCTCAATTCGAAGATCATATAGACTCTGTGAGCAGGATTTTGGAAGAAATTGATAGTGTTGATAAACCAGTAATTATGGTTTTTAATAAGATTGATGCTTATGAACACGAAACTATTGATGAAGATGACTTAACTACAGAAAAAACAGAAATTCATTATACATTAGATGAATGGAAACAAACCTGGATGAGTAGGATAGGAGATAACGCTTTGTTTATATCTGCAATTAATAAAGAGAACATAGATACTTTTAGAAAAAGAGTATATAAAGAGGTAAGAGATATACATGTAACTCGTTTTCCTTATAATAACTTTTTGTATCCTGAATTTGTGGAGGAGTAGCGTTAGTTAATTAAAATTCATAATTAAGCCCTAATCCAATCACTTCGCGTATCTGGAATCCGCTGGTAGCATTATCATCGTATATTGCTTGAAAAGCGAAGCTTCCAGATATGTATTTATTGACTACTAAGTTTAAGTTTAGTGTATAATCAATATCTACATTATAAGGGTTTTCGATGTAATTAGAATACAGATTAAGAATGTTCTCTACAGTTATATTTTTAATGACCTTAAATTTAGCGTATGCAGCTAAGGATCCACCAAATTCAAATCTGGAACTTTTGCCTGCATCTACTCCAAAATAATCGCCATCTACGTAATCAGGAGTAGTTGTAAATTGATCATCTACAAAAATCATACGAGAAGTAACAGGAGCAATATTAAAGTTAAAATCATCACTCTTTTTCCAAAGTAATCCAGGACCAATCTGTATAAAAGCTGGAGAAAAGAAATGAGTTTCTTCAGTACGTATGGTTTCGTCAGTATCAGGATCTTTGGTAAAACTATATCCTTTCGCAAATTGAGATCTAAAATTAATAAACAAAGAATAGTTCCAGTTGGTCTCTCCAATTCTTTGTCCTAATCGTGAGTTTAGTTCTATTCTATCATTCGTTTTTCGAGCAAAATTTTCTCCTTTTAGAAATGTAAGACCATAATCCGCTAAAATTTTATTGTCCCAAGTAAGGCTGTTTTTTTTGTAATTGAATTCATAATTTAAAGCAGTATTACCTGCAATATTAGAAGTTCCACCTCCTTGCCAATCAAAATTAAAGGCAGATTGATTAAAGAAAAATGAAAATTTACCAAATGATTTCCATCCCACATGTGGTTTTTTGACAGGCTTAGGGTTTAATTTTTTTAAGAGATTGTTTAAAACAATAATGTTAAGCTCTTTAGTAGTATTTTGGAGTAAACTATCTAACGATCTGGTCAAACGAACTTGGATAGAATCCAGTTGTTTTATTTCTTTCTTCTCTTGCCCACTTATATTGGAAAGAGAAACAAATAAAAAAATAAATAAAACAATCCTTCGCATGGTATAAACATAAATGGGCACAAATATACTTTATGCATATAGCTTATTCAAATCTGAATAATTTGAACTAAAAAACGTATTTCGTAGATGATGATTGTTATAATTAAAAAACTATTATTTTTTTAGATTAGTATATATTTATTAAAATATTATATCAGAAAATAATATGAACATAGAACTAATCAAAGCTAAAGATGAAGATATTGTTTTTTTGTTAGAATTAAGAAAGCAAACAATGATTGAACATTTAGAAAAAGCAGGAGTGTTTTTATCAGAAGATGGACATGTATCTAGAGTGAAGTTTCATTTTAATAATTCTCATGTAATACACTTAAATGATTCAAGAATAGGTGTGCTTAAGTATATCGAGACTAATAATAGTATAGAAATTCTTCAGTTTCAAATACTACCTAAATATCAAGGAAAAGGAATTGGAAATTATTTACTTAATTATATTATACAATTGTCTAGAGATGCAAATAAAAACGTACGGTTAAAGGTATTAAAAGAAAATCCAGCTAAATTTTTATATGAACGAAATGGTTTTAAAATTTATGATGAAGATCAATACGAGT
This genomic interval carries:
- the hflX gene encoding GTPase HflX; the protein is MIEKEKTVYEKAILIGIITKNQNEDKLTEFLDELEFLTYTAGGEVVKRFTQKMDIPNSKTFIGSGKMEEVLAYVEQHDIGTVVFDDELTPAQQRNIERILKAKIIDRTNLILDIFAQRAQTSYARTQVELAQYQYLLPRLTGLWTHLERQRGGIGMRGPGETEIETDRRIVRDRISLLKKKLLTIDKQMATQRGNRGKMVRVALVGYTNVGKSTLMNVIAKSDVFAENKLFATLDTTVRKVVIGNLPFLLSDTVGFIRKLPTQLVESFKSTLDEVREADLLLHVVDISHPQFEDHIDSVSRILEEIDSVDKPVIMVFNKIDAYEHETIDEDDLTTEKTEIHYTLDEWKQTWMSRIGDNALFISAINKENIDTFRKRVYKEVRDIHVTRFPYNNFLYPEFVEE
- a CDS encoding DUF3078 domain-containing protein, which codes for MRRIVLFIFLFVSLSNISGQEKKEIKQLDSIQVRLTRSLDSLLQNTTKELNIIVLNNLLKKLNPKPVKKPHVGWKSFGKFSFFFNQSAFNFDWQGGGTSNIAGNTALNYEFNYKKNSLTWDNKILADYGLTFLKGENFARKTNDRIELNSRLGQRIGETNWNYSLFINFRSQFAKGYSFTKDPDTDETIRTEETHFFSPAFIQIGPGLLWKKSDDFNFNIAPVTSRMIFVDDQFTTTPDYVDGDYFGVDAGKSSRFEFGGSLAAYAKFKVIKNITVENILNLYSNYIENPYNVDIDYTLNLNLVVNKYISGSFAFQAIYDDNATSGFQIREVIGLGLNYEF
- a CDS encoding N-acetyltransferase, producing the protein MNIELIKAKDEDIVFLLELRKQTMIEHLEKAGVFLSEDGHVSRVKFHFNNSHVIHLNDSRIGVLKYIETNNSIEILQFQILPKYQGKGIGNYLLNYIIQLSRDANKNVRLKVLKENPAKFLYERNGFKIYDEDQYEFHMEFIK